A stretch of the Streptosporangium sp. NBC_01755 genome encodes the following:
- a CDS encoding ATP-binding protein has product MASATFVLPPHAESVHSARSFATGTLTGWNLGELSENMELVVSELTTNAIRHGLRLAESRAREPVRLSLLRRGNLVACTLNDPGAGFPTLRDPSPLDIGGLGLHIVESLSLRWGWAPLAPYGKIVWAVLRTGLREDPAPLDRP; this is encoded by the coding sequence CCACTCCGCCCGCAGCTTCGCGACCGGCACTCTCACCGGCTGGAATCTCGGCGAGCTGAGCGAGAACATGGAGCTGGTCGTCTCGGAACTGACGACCAACGCCATCAGACACGGCCTCCGGCTCGCCGAGTCGCGCGCCAGGGAGCCGGTCCGGCTCTCCCTGCTCCGGCGGGGCAACCTGGTCGCCTGCACACTCAACGACCCGGGAGCCGGCTTCCCCACGCTTCGCGATCCATCGCCACTCGACATCGGCGGCCTCGGACTGCACATCGTCGAGTCGCTGAGCCTCCGCTGGGGCTGGGCACCGCTGGCCCCGTACGGCAAGATTGTCTGGGCCGTCCTCAGAACGGGCCTTCGCGAGGATCCCGCTCCCCTCGACCGCCCGTAG